Below is a genomic region from Amphiura filiformis chromosome 19, Afil_fr2py, whole genome shotgun sequence.
aaattgacatttttgatatttaacagtactcgaagtaaactttataaatctgatgatttatactgaaagtgtatgtagttgggattaaaagccgacgatcaattgaaaattttgacctttcgtattgaagatatggattttttcccaaaacacaaaaaaaatccatatcttcaatacgaaagatcaaaattttcaatagatcgtcggcttttcatcccacctacatattacacatcatcagatttataaagtttacttcgagtactgttatatattaaaaataccaatttttaatcatttgccataaaatgtgtattacattgcgaatttcaaaaaatcaaaattatttgatatcagaaggacattctttgtattcagaatgcaattcgatatgtctgatatgctctaatgtcccacactatactgtccaaacgttcataccccatcccttaatgtacTGACTTTTCGTTCGCGAGTTGCTTGAGTTTCTATGTTAGCTATCTGAAAAAGGCGTTAAAACAGCTTGCCTGTTTATTacttttgcaccttcaaacataccaACCGTCTTAAGAGTTTGGTCTTGGTAAACTTTCTTTactgtcaacaatgcctagaaatgttACTTTTTGCTGGACTAAAGTACCGTAATTGTTCGCCATGTtttggcaccagatgaatcaaccttcttTTTACGCGCTACTTACCAAGAGTTACCAATCAAGGGTCgaagggagtttgattgacagtgatgtcagacgcaaactagtctttttaatccaGTCTCAAATTATAGCTTATAGTCATGGATTGAGACGCGACGTAGACTAAAATGACTAAGATGATAGGAAATATTTTACCACTGGTCTTTAATTTTGGATAACATGTTGAATATTATGAACTGAGTAAACGATGGCAgtcctaaagctgaatttatactccatcgctgagcgacgagcgattggtatttgaacAAAAAGTACGCGCGCTTTTCCCAACACAACAAGAGGCGCtccacctcattggctaaaaaccaatcgctatcgcttagcgatgtagtataaattcagctttagagcgTCATCTATTAAATCAATGACATTTCAACTTAAACACTTTTACCGACTGATAGTCTGCTACTATCATTCGGTGATCATCGTCAGTCAACGCCAGCCCGTAAGGACTGGCAACTACCGTAGTCATGCACCCTAGGAGCTCGCCAGACGCCGTGAATTTATATATCCCGCGACTTCTATCGGTTGCTTTATTGGCGATATAAATGTCATCGAACTGACTACAGCATACTCCGGACGGGAACCATTGGGATATTTCGCTAGGTGAGTTTATAGTGACTAGCGCAAGACCACTTGAAGGGTCTAATATCTGTACTAGTTTATCTGGATGCGAGCTCACTATGAAATGGCTTTGTGACGTCATAGCGATGAAAGTCGGTTCGATAGCGATTTTGAGACTGTTGACGTGGCGACCGTCAGTGCGATGGATACTGAGGCATGCACTTCGCGAGTAACTCGCTCCGAGGACAAGTAAACCAGTTGCTTTGTCTTGAGTCATGCAGAAAACAGTGTAAAGAAGTCTAGACGATGAAGCCGGCGCGACGGCGTGAAATTGTCGCTGGAATTTGCCATTACTGCCGTATACTCGAACGAATTTGGTTCTGCTTGTAACATAGTAGTCATCGCCAATAATCAACACATCGCGATTTCTTGACCTGGTCGCGACGGAGCATTTGTATCGCCCATCACGACCAAATACGCTCATACCTAGGGAGTTCTGATTAGTGACTACAATGTCATTGTCATTGTTGATAACGACGCCCCATGCAAACGAGGTTTCTCCATTACTCTTATGCCCGAATGATCGCTCTAGAATCCAATCCGATGTTTGTGATCGTAGTGACGACGCATGCAAATCATCCATGCTTAGAGACGAACAAGTTGCCAAATTTGTTATACTGTCAAATCCGGGCGCCAAATTTGCCACGTTATCATATCCAGTGGCCAAATTTGTCACACTAGCGTATTTCTGTGCTAAGTTAGCCGTACTACCATATCTTTTCGTCATATTGGTCATACCCTCATACCCTGTTGCCAAATTCGACATACTTCCATATTTAGGCGCTAATTTTGCCATTCTACCAAATTGTGGTGTCAAATTCGACATACTCTCATATTTAGGCGCCAATTTTGCCATTCTGCCAAATTGGGGTGACATACTATCATATTTAGGTTCCAAATTCGACATACTCCCCCCATATTGAGGCGCCAGTTTTGCCATTCTGCCGAATTGGGGTGTCGAATTTGACATGCTATCATATTTAGGTTCCAAATTCGACATGCTACCATATCTGCGTCCCAAATTTAAGATTCGGCCATATCTAGTAGCTCCATGCTCGGGGTGACTACCTCGAGACTTGCTTGAGGGCGGGCTTGAGGGTGTATCGGCGTAACTTGTTGCATACTCTTCTCGACTACTTTCAGACGTGGTTGATTGTGTACGCGAAGTCTGTACTGAAGAATTCGTCTGTCTATCGTCTAGAATTTCAGCCGGTCTTTCAAAGTCTCTTGTCTCGCGCCTTGCGTAAACATCGTCGGCGTCAAATCGGGACAACTTATCGCCACTTTCGTCGCTTAAGCTCTTTGTTGATTCTTTCGACGATCCGTCATCTTTGAACGACGCTTTATGTATCACAATTGTAGGGTTTGTAAATTCGTGCGCACGCGTATTTCTTGTGCTACTCAACATTGGTACCCCTATTTCGTCATCTTTAACTTCAAGCGGAGTATCAGACACCATGGCTTCGTTTTCTTCATGATTTATAACTGACGAATTCGACAGACTCGACACTGTTTCTGTTTCTGCAGACTTGTCATTCAAATCGTCCCGTATTTGCCCAATATCTGGAAGTTCAAATGTCGATTGCTCATGTGGAATGAATTCAATAAACGCAAGTTTGTTGTCAGTTTTCCTTAGGTTCACAGCACAGACATTTCTAAGTGCTGACGCCACCACTGCATAAACATTTGCCGCGTCACTGTCTAACGACAGCTGAACTTTCTGTAGCTGCGTGCTCATAGTTAGCGCGACATTCATACGAGACTTAACACTCTCTAGCTCAAGTATATCTTGTTGTATAAGAGCATAACGATTTTGCTCTATTTCTATTATCCTATCTTCAATTTGTCGTCGACTCTGCTCCAGACTTTCCAAAAACTTTAACTTGATATTTTCTACAGAGGTATCAAGCACCGCTTTCGCATCACTTATTGCCTTCTTCGCAACATCAGAAATTTTGTTACTTTGGTCCATGTTTGATTCAATGTTCTCCTCTAATTGCACGCACTGAGTAGTCAACAtctgtatttcattattttgtagtCGAATTGCTTCTTCTATATCGACGTGTCGATGTTCAGGACGTGGGTGCTCTACAACAATACAATCTCGACAAATGGCAACCCCACATGTTTCGCAGTAAAACCTCAAGGTTTCGCTTTTATGCTTGGGACAAAAGTCTGGATGTAGTGACGCATTTCGTTGAGGAACTTTTCCTAATCGGAATTCGGTTATCGTAATAACAAGATGTTGTTTCAGAGCCCGTATAGAGTTATGAGATTCTAGACATCTCTCGCACATAAAATCATCACAAGCGACGCATCTAGCAACTGCGTTGCGGAGGGTGCGTGTGCAGTTAGTACATTGAATTTGTGCGTGTTTTGTTTTCAGTTTATCGCGAGCGAGTTTCTCATCTTTCATTTTAGCAACGATAATGTTATTTGGTAAACTACTCGCACCTTCAGCCAATGGTGATCTGGAAATTTGTCGGCACGTCGGACATTGAATGACGTCGGTATTTTCCGTATTGTCGGTCGTTATGTTGGCGCCATCTTTTTGCGTCGGTATGCATTTGCAACAGAAAGTGTGAAGACAAGGCAGATATTTTGGATGATCAATAAGTTGTCGGCAGATACCACAAATCAACAGTGCCTTTTCTTCTTTGCTCATATCGTCGGTGTCAACGTCGGCGTTTTGTGTCGGTACTATGCCAGCCATTTTGAAACAGACCGTTATTACATAAGACAATTGAGTTATGTTCCAATCGATCAAGCTAGTACAGTTTGTGAAATGAGCCTTTCTTAACAGTTTAGTGTATACAATTGCGCATCTCCAAGTTACTTGTGATAGTCAATACCAAACCACATTCAATACACGTTAGATTTGAAGTCATAAAACTCACAATTTTAAGTTGAAGTTTTCGTAGCGCTTATGTTAGAAAATATTGTAGACGTGTTGGACTAACCGTGGAAGTGGACTAATAATACATCATCGTCATCGTTTATTTGAGGAGATGTGTGACATGTGATTCAACAAGTGGTCAAACTCCGACTGTTCAAAGTTTACCGGTATTATGTAAACAAAATGATATACAGAATATTTTGTGCATTACTGTAAAGTTGATAGACAACAATtgttcttaaagccatattataacattcgctgaggaagacgccctcactgaatatttaaaattccttttttacacgattaaattgtactttattaaaccaatataccctgcaaaaatcaaatcTCTATGTGCTGTAGTtatgtcaaaatccgagattttgaataaaacgccggaaccggcgctttattattacgatggaattattagtcgaacgcatacacgatgttcataacacacagtacgtacacggcgtgcgggacggtgatattcacaacaaagggtcgtaccacaacacga
It encodes:
- the LOC140140753 gene encoding uncharacterized protein; this translates as MAGIVPTQNADVDTDDMSKEEKALLICGICRQLIDHPKYLPCLHTFCCKCIPTQKDGANITTDNTENTDVIQCPTCRQISRSPLAEGASSLPNNIIVAKMKDEKLARDKLKTKHAQIQCTNCTRTLRNAVARCVACDDFMCERCLESHNSIRALKQHLVITITEFRLGKVPQRNASLHPDFCPKHKSETLRFYCETCGVAICRDCIVVEHPRPEHRHVDIEEAIRLQNNEIQMLTTQCVQLEENIESNMDQSNKISDVAKKAISDAKAVLDTSVENIKLKFLESLEQSRRQIEDRIIEIEQNRYALIQQDILELESVKSRMNVALTMSTQLQKVQLSLDSDAANVYAVVASALRNVCAVNLRKTDNKLAFIEFIPHEQSTFELPDIGQIRDDLNDKSAETETVSSLSNSSVINHEENEAMVSDTPLEVKDDEIGVPMLSSTRNTRAHEFTNPTIVIHKASFKDDGSSKESTKSLSDESGDKLSRFDADDVYARRETRDFERPAEILDDRQTNSSVQTSRTQSTTSESSREEYATSYADTPSSPPSSKSRGSHPEHGATRYGRILNLGRRYGSMSNLEPKYDSMSNSTPQFGRMAKLAPQYGGSMSNLEPKYDSMSPQFGRMAKLAPKYESMSNLTPQFGRMAKLAPKYGSMSNLATGYEGMTNMTKRYGSTANLAQKYASVTNLATGYDNVANLAPGFDSITNLATCSSLSMDDLHASSLRSQTSDWILERSFGHKSNGETSFAWGVVINNDNDIVVTNQNSLGMSVFGRDGRYKCSVATRSRNRDVLIIGDDYYVTSRTKFVRVYGSNGKFQRQFHAVAPASSSRLLYTVFCMTQDKATGLLVLGASYSRSACLSIHRTDGRHVNSLKIAIEPTFIAMTSQSHFIVSSHPDKLVQILDPSSGLALVTINSPSEISQWFPSGVCCSQFDDIYIANKATDRSRGIYKFTASGELLGCMTTVVASPYGLALTDDDHRMIVADYQSVKVFKLKCH